The following are encoded in a window of Fibrobacter sp. genomic DNA:
- a CDS encoding PolC-type DNA polymerase III, producing the protein MDSPHELKFAVVDVETSGGAGDQNRITEIGIALFDGLEPVGEYHTLVDPGVPITPFVQNLTGITDEMVSGAPQFSKVAEHVAELLDGRIFVAHNVQFDSKVLRTEMKRCCIAFDPPRLCTVKLSRKVFPGHTSYSLHNLTESLGLPDFNHHRAMADTLACAEILKMAYAKIGPEKILKEVKNLSTPKKARITGR; encoded by the coding sequence ATGGACTCCCCGCACGAACTGAAATTTGCCGTCGTCGACGTGGAGACGTCCGGCGGCGCGGGCGACCAGAACCGCATTACCGAAATTGGGATTGCGCTTTTCGACGGCTTGGAACCCGTGGGGGAATACCATACCCTCGTAGATCCGGGCGTGCCCATTACGCCTTTTGTCCAGAACCTCACCGGCATTACCGACGAGATGGTGAGCGGCGCCCCGCAGTTTTCGAAGGTTGCGGAACATGTGGCCGAGCTTCTGGACGGGCGCATCTTTGTTGCGCACAACGTGCAGTTCGACAGCAAGGTCTTGCGGACCGAGATGAAGCGGTGCTGCATCGCGTTCGACCCGCCGCGCCTGTGCACGGTGAAGCTTTCGCGCAAGGTGTTCCCGGGGCACACCAGCTATAGCCTTCACAACCTGACCGAATCCCTCGGGCTGCCTGATTTTAACCACCACAGGGCGATGGCCGACACGCTTGCCTGTGCCGAAATCTTGAAGATGGCCTATGCGAAAATCGGGCCCGAAAAGATACTGAAAGAGGTGAAGAACCTCTCCACCCCGAAGAAAGCCCGAATTACCGGGAGATAA
- a CDS encoding DNA topoisomerase, with the protein LTAYNSSMGGFQITPCGRVQTPTLAIIVKREEERQEFKPQKFWTIEADFDNDGNAYQGKWFTTGKEEGKDRVKQIFDEKKANAILDKCKGKPGKIEETTVPTQQKCGQLYDLTTLQREANNRFGFSAKTTLSIAQALYERHKATTYPRTDSRCLPEDYVPTVKATLGKIEGPLQKFALEALDNSYVKRTPKVFDNTKISDHFAIIPTGVTPKGLTEAEEKIYTMVCQRFIAVFFPPAQYLNTTRVTTVEGETFITEGKILVDPGFKAVYGKDSDEESSIPKLKGDSAKTLDIRANEDFTKPPAHYTESTLLSMMESAGKLVEDDELRDAMKERGLGTPATRAAIIEKLVSDKYVVRDGKEMIPTAKAFDLIRVLSAMNCDALTSPELTGEWEYKMDLISKGKESRENFMQGIVEMTKTMVKNIKGFKEENTTGEAKFSPVNGKKVFETVSRYTTEDGIVIRKIIGGKHLSDEEIVELLTKRKIGPLTGFRSKRGAEFSAVLTINSQNKIEFVFDEKPEEIEIGEKVGQSPIDNTDVFETLTGYVSQSYIDKKPSGLNLPKVLLGKEIPLEEIKNLLAGKKTALIKGFRSNKTRRLFDAYLMLEKGKLKFDFPPREFKPRRFAAKKKEE; encoded by the coding sequence CTCACCGCCTACAACAGTTCCATGGGCGGGTTCCAGATTACGCCCTGCGGACGCGTGCAGACCCCGACGCTCGCCATCATCGTGAAGCGCGAGGAAGAACGCCAGGAGTTCAAGCCGCAAAAGTTCTGGACCATCGAAGCGGACTTCGACAACGACGGGAACGCCTACCAGGGCAAGTGGTTCACCACCGGCAAGGAAGAAGGCAAGGACCGCGTCAAGCAGATTTTCGACGAGAAGAAGGCGAACGCGATTCTCGACAAGTGCAAGGGCAAGCCCGGCAAGATCGAGGAGACAACCGTCCCCACCCAGCAGAAGTGCGGCCAGCTATACGACCTCACCACGCTCCAGCGCGAAGCGAACAACCGTTTCGGCTTCAGCGCGAAGACGACGCTTTCCATCGCGCAGGCGCTCTACGAACGCCACAAGGCGACGACCTACCCGCGTACCGACAGCCGTTGCCTGCCCGAAGACTACGTGCCGACCGTAAAGGCGACCCTCGGAAAAATTGAGGGCCCGCTCCAGAAGTTCGCACTGGAAGCGCTCGACAACAGCTACGTGAAGCGCACCCCGAAGGTTTTCGACAACACGAAGATTTCGGACCACTTCGCCATCATCCCCACGGGCGTGACCCCGAAGGGACTCACCGAAGCCGAAGAGAAAATCTATACGATGGTGTGCCAGCGATTCATCGCGGTATTCTTCCCGCCGGCACAGTACCTGAACACGACGCGCGTCACGACCGTCGAAGGCGAGACGTTCATCACCGAAGGCAAGATTCTCGTGGACCCGGGATTCAAGGCGGTCTACGGCAAGGACAGCGACGAGGAATCGAGCATCCCGAAACTGAAAGGCGATTCCGCGAAGACGCTCGACATCCGTGCGAACGAGGACTTCACCAAGCCGCCCGCACACTACACCGAAAGCACGCTCCTTTCCATGATGGAAAGCGCGGGCAAGCTCGTCGAGGACGACGAGCTGCGTGACGCCATGAAGGAACGCGGGCTTGGTACGCCTGCGACACGCGCCGCCATCATCGAAAAACTGGTGAGCGACAAGTACGTTGTCCGTGACGGGAAGGAAATGATCCCGACGGCGAAGGCGTTCGACCTCATCCGCGTGCTCTCCGCCATGAACTGCGACGCCCTCACGAGCCCCGAACTCACCGGCGAGTGGGAATACAAGATGGACCTCATCTCCAAGGGCAAGGAATCCCGCGAGAACTTCATGCAGGGCATCGTCGAGATGACGAAGACCATGGTGAAAAACATCAAGGGCTTCAAGGAAGAGAACACCACCGGCGAGGCGAAATTCAGCCCCGTGAACGGCAAGAAGGTGTTCGAAACCGTGAGCCGCTACACCACCGAAGACGGCATCGTCATCCGCAAGATTATCGGCGGCAAGCACCTCAGCGACGAAGAGATCGTGGAGCTCTTGACCAAGAGGAAGATCGGCCCCCTGACCGGTTTCCGCAGCAAGCGCGGCGCAGAATTTTCGGCAGTGCTCACCATCAACAGCCAGAACAAGATTGAGTTCGTGTTCGACGAGAAGCCCGAAGAAATCGAGATCGGCGAGAAGGTGGGGCAGTCCCCCATCGACAACACCGACGTGTTCGAGACGCTCACCGGCTACGTGAGCCAGAGCTACATCGACAAGAAGCCTTCGGGCCTGAACCTCCCCAAGGTGCTCCTCGGCAAGGAGATTCCGCTCGAAGAAATCAAGAACCTGCTCGCCGGCAAGAAGACCGCGCTCATCAAGGGCTTCCGCAGCAACAAGACGCGCAGGCTCTTCGACGCCTACCTCATGCTCGAAAAGGGCAAGCTCAAGTTCGACTTCCCGCCGCGCGAATTCAAGCCGCGCCGGTTTGCCGCAAAGAAAAAAGAAGAGTAA